The window CGATAGAAACAGCAATATCTTTATAGGATCCGGTTTCTGCATAGGAAATACTCTTTAAAGCATTCCACACAGATTGTTGGAATACGGTCCCATTTACTACATAAGGAAAACTAAATTCATGAAGCTCTCCTTTAAAGTAATCATCTATTTGAACAAGGCAATCTTTTAGAACCTGAGGAGTATCCTCCTGCAACGTATTTTCCATTTCTTCTCTTTCTACAAAAAGAATGGAACTAATGGCTTGATCTGTCCCTATTATTTCTAGAATCCCAATCGACGACTTGTAGTCTACTGTATATAATTTATCCATCTAACTCATCCTTATCTTTTTGTTTTCTATACTCACTTGGAGAGCAGTTTTGTAAACACCGAAAAACCTTATAAAAGTTTGATGAACTTTGAAAACCAGTTTCATAGCAAACCTCTAAGTTAGACAAGCTCGTATTTTTCAACAGATAGACAGCTTTATCTATTCGGATTTTCTCTAAATAGCTACGAGGGGTTTCCCCAGTTTCCTCTTTAAATAATCGTTCCAAATAATACGGACTCAGCCCAACATGATTTGCGATATCTTGCAACTCTAGCTTTTGTTTATAGTTATTGACTAAGAAACCAATGACATTTTTTACAACTTCTATATGGGGTGAGTGCTCTACCTCTGGCTTACACCTTTTACATGCACGATATCCCGCTTTTTCAACCTGTTGAATATCCTGAAAAAATTCAACGTTTTTCATTTTCGGCTTTCTCGATCGACAGGAAGGACGGCAATATATTTTCGTCGTTTTAACTGCCGTATAAAATAGTCCATCGTACATTCGATCGCAGGTCATAATCTTATCCCACATTTCCTCGAAGGAAAGATGGATAGTATTCATCAAATATTCACCGTCCTCTTTTGATATCTTGTAATCCATTCTATCAACAGTTCTACAATACCGCGACCTCATTCTTGCTCTTATGGTCGGAGGAATGACTAGACCTACGTACTCACGCATCACTTTTTCGGGTTTAGTTTCATATACTTTTATGATTGGTCTTTTCATCGAAAGGAGGGAACGACATGGATGTATATGTTAGACCCGGGGATTCACTTTGGTATTATAGCCAATTATTCAGGATCCCTATTAAACTTATTATTGATTCTAACCGGAATATTAACCCACAAATACTTTCGGTAGGTGCACGTATTCAAATTCCAGGATACGTTACTACTGAGTATCAAATTAGAACAGGGGACTCCTTATGGTCTATTGCTAGCAGTAGAAATCTTCCACTAGATGCGCTTCTTCTTAGTAATCCTACCCTCAATCCAATCCGGCTACAAATCGGACAGACAATTAACGTTCCCGTAAGAGTTACTTGGAGAATTGTGAACGGAAAACAAAATTATGATTTCAGCACGATGATGAATGATATTAGACAATTACAAACTACTTATCCCTTCTTGCAGGTATCTTCTATCGGTAATTCAGTTGAATATCGACAATTGACTGAAATTTTAATAGGTAGCGGAGAAAAAAAGGTTCATTACAATGCTTCCTTTCATGCGAATGAATGGATTACGACACCTGTCCTATTAACCTTTTTAAATGATTACGCATTGTCCATAACTAACCAAACTGCTATTCGTGGACTTGATACATTCCCGTTGTATTTACAAACCTCATTGTCCCTAGTCCCAATGGTAAATCCCGATGGCGTGGACCTCGTAATAAATGGACTTCCTAATGAAAGCCCTTGGAAAAGTAGAGTAATTGAATGGAATAATGGCAGCTCTGATTTTTCCGGATGGAAAGCAAATATCAGAGGTGTCGACTTAAATGATCAATTTCCTGCGAAATGGGAATTAGAACGAGCACGAAACCCTAAAGTTCCAGGTCCGAGAGATTATGGGGGAGAAAGTCCATTATCGGAGCCAGAAGCAATCGCGATGGCAGATCTGACAAGGAGTAGTGATTTTGAAAGAGTACTAGCATTTCACACACAAGGAGAAGTTATCTATTGGGGATTTGAAAACCTCGAACCACCAGAGTCCGAAGCAATGGTTGCTGAGTTTAGTAGAGTCAGCGGATACGAACCTGTCAAGACGATTGATAGCTACGCTGGCTTTAAAGACTGGTTTATCCAGGATTGGCGCAGACCTGGCTTTACTGTCGAGCTTGGCACAGGAACAAATCCCCTGCCACTCTCCCAATTTGATGAAATCTATGAAGAGGTATTAGGAATATTTTTAGCAGGACTGTATGTATAAAGTGGCAAAAAATAAACGCAAGTGCCTATGTTTTAATACTCAGTCGTCGCGACACTTTGTCGTGACGACTAACTAAATGCCATTGTGCGACCTCGAAAGTGTGGCTGACCCGCCTCTTCGGGTTTGTTAGTTTAACGTAGACTATGAACTCTGATTGCCAAACACTAAAGATATTAACCAGATAAAGAAAACTATTCCCACAAAGCCGAGTTCTATAAAATGTATTTTTAATACCTTTTCATAATTTTGTTTTGCCTGTCGAACTCCCAAAAAGTCCACGTGATGGATGATATAGACGAACCCACACAAAAATATAAGCCCTGATAAGCAATACATTCCACCTTCTAGAGTCATTACTTTCATACCACCACTTATTTCAGTAAATGTATATCCTAGCTCCTTCGTTAATAAATAGGAGCAAGTTATTACTGTAAATAGAAGCAAGGACAGGCTAAAGAAATGATTTCTATAATCAATTAAACTCATAAGCGTTCGAACTTTAGCAGTTTTTGGTTTTAATGTTTCATCATCTTCCATTTCCATGTCATCATGGTACATCGAATATAGAAAAGCTACTACAACCATTCCACAGAATAGAATCGGTGATAGTAAACTAACAGCTAGTCCAAAATCAAAAATAGAAATAATAACCAAGACAATAAAAAGACCTACTATTAATATCCCGCCCAATTTATCTCTTTCATCCCATACTCTACGAATATACACTCGATTATCTTTTTGGTTTCCGGAACCTTTCTGTACTTCTATACTTAGAGGCTTTTTAAATTTGAATAAGAAGTAAGAAACAACGATCAAACATACCCCTAATACTAAATAAACAAATGACTCTCTTGGATAGGAAACAATAGAATCATATGACTCTACAATCCAAAGGCCGTCCAATACTATGCAGAATAAACCAATTACAAAAATATATGGAGCAACTTTACTAATCATATTCTTCACTCCCTTTTTATAGTTTTTGATCAATAAATTGTGCCATGCCTTACAACCTCACACGTCGGCACTGTATCTACCTCATCGGTTTGGACTCAAAAATATTATAAAAAAGGAACAAATAGCATATGAAGCATCTATTTTCAATGTAATAGAACTTTAACACTCTCGCTTAAATAATCTCTTAGTTTTAGTAAATCATCTTTGTCAAAGAGAGCATGCAATTTCTTATCAGCGTAGGCTTCTGATACCTGTTGAATGAGCGAGTGAAACTCTATTGGAAGATGTGACCCTCCCCATGTCCCTGCCTCTTGCTTGGAGGAAATACTCTCTTCTTTTAAATACATATAAACTCTTATCAAATTTAGAGTACAATAAACCGGTTCATGTTCAATATTGTTTAAACAGTCCTCAAAATCCCCTAAAATGGAGGTAAGAAAATCTGACTGAGTAACTAAAGGGAAAACCTGTCTTATTGGCTTTCCTGCAATACATACCCCACGATGATTTAATATCATAATGTGTGCAGCCAAATCTCCATCCTTTTTTTCATCACCATTCAAATAGAGCGCTGTTCCTTCTTTTATCTCATCTTCATATCTTTTTCTCCAGAACTCACTGTAATGAAAATCATAGGGCGTAGGAAAGTTCCAGTTATCGAGTTGGGGAGCATTTAAAAAGCTAACCTCAATTGGATATGGATGATTTGAATTCTCTAAGTAAAGAACCGCTAACCTTCTCGTGGTTTCAATCGATAGCGGATTTTCCGTTACAATTATTAAATCGATATCACTACTATCTGGATTGAATCCTCCCATAGCTAATGAGCCATGTAGATAACAACCGATCAACCGATCATCAATAACTGCTTGTGTCTTAGTTAGTAAATTTGATACAAGTACTTTTATTTCCTGAGGACAAGATTCCCATTTATAGTTCACATTAGTAACCCCTTCATTTCAATTTTTCTTGAAGACTATTTATAATGAATTCTATAAAATCTCCTTTTCCCTGTGTATAAGATTCTCTGTCATTTGTACTTCTCGCTAATTCTCTTTTTAAACTTTCATAAGCACGTACAGCTTCGGGATGCTCCCTTAAATAATCTCTAAAAATTAGATGTCTCCTCAATTCATCGCTATTCTGAAGACATACATATAGATGATGTGCCATCCAAGTTGTACCTTCATTGTCTTTTGGTACATTTTGATTGGTTCTGGCAAAGGCTTCCCTGTTCTTAATTCCCAAATCTCCTTCATGATAGTAACCTAATTCCTCGAGTCCTTTTATCACTGGCCGAAGGAGTTGTTTATTTTCGATGACAATATCAATATCGATTATTGGTTTAGCGCTTAATCCTTTTACCGATGTACTACCTACATGTTCAATAGAAATAATTAAGTCCCCTAATTTATTTTGGTAAATAGAAGATAAACAACGAAAGGTTTTTTCCCACTCGAGATTGTATTTCTCAATTTTAAGGTTTTGTTTCATAATTGTGTTCCCTTCAGGGAAATTTCAAATGATTGATTAATTTTCCAATCCAAGGTGAAGATAGCTGATACTTGGTTAAAGCATCTCTTTCCCCCGCACTTCTCCCAATTTTCAAATGACTCGTTACTTTGGATCATTTATCCTTACTCTATATTCTATATTCAATTTAAAAGTCCTTTTACTATGAAAGCTTATTAAATAGAGTAATAAAAGTATGAGCAACTTTTACTAAAAGCGATTTGTTTTAAGAGGGAGAGAAAATGTCAAAGTAGGTTGCAAAGTAGAATCTGTATAACTGGCTAATAGGAAATAGCCTCCTTTAGAGATAGGTACGGTGACCTGTATTCTGTCTAAAGAAGGCTTATTGTACTGAAAGTAACTATTCCAATACGTCGTACGAATAACAAATTGGAATCTGTAATTTAGGATCTTGAATAATACAAGCGTCAATTTGAAATACTTCTCTCAACACTTCGCCTGATATAATTTCAAACGGTGTGCCACATTTCATAAAGTCATTTTTACTTTTGAGCGTCTCTTTTTAAAACCACACTTATTAGGATCGATGAGTGTAGGTACGAGTACTATTAACTAGTTTTCATTATTATAAATCCCCTTACACATCACCCAAATTTCCCTATTCCTCTACTAACTGACCACTACAGTTTTTGTTGAATTGATACTTTTAAAAACACCAATTCCTTGCTAATGTAATTCTTAACTCATAAAAATCATTGAAAAGGAAGGTTTTAACTATGCAAAAAACAATAAGCTATTCCCCGGCACGTACTTTCGATTTAATTATTACATCTATGTTAATTGCCCTTGTCTTCGTTGCTACGGTATTGTTAAATATTAAATTACCTATCACGGCAAATGGTGGTTTAGTTCATCTTGGCACAGCCGTACTCTTTATCTCTTCTATTTTATTTGGTCCTAAAAAGGGAGCTATTGCTGGCGCAGTTGGTATGGGTTTATTCGATTTAGTAGGTCCTTGGATTTTATGGACACCAATTACGTTTTTAGCACGCGG is drawn from Psychrobacillus sp. INOP01 and contains these coding sequences:
- a CDS encoding methylated-DNA--[protein]-cysteine S-methyltransferase → MDKLYTVDYKSSIGILEIIGTDQAISSILFVEREEMENTLQEDTPQVLKDCLVQIDDYFKGELHEFSFPYVVNGTVFQQSVWNALKSISYAETGSYKDIAVSIGNEKAIRAVGSANGRNKLTIVIPCHRIIGTNGKLTGYAGGLWRKEWLLQHEQKVKNTRF
- a CDS encoding bifunctional transcriptional activator/DNA repair enzyme AdaA, giving the protein MNTIHLSFEEMWDKIMTCDRMYDGLFYTAVKTTKIYCRPSCRSRKPKMKNVEFFQDIQQVEKAGYRACKRCKPEVEHSPHIEVVKNVIGFLVNNYKQKLELQDIANHVGLSPYYLERLFKEETGETPRSYLEKIRIDKAVYLLKNTSLSNLEVCYETGFQSSSNFYKVFRCLQNCSPSEYRKQKDKDELDG
- a CDS encoding M14 family metallopeptidase, yielding MDVYVRPGDSLWYYSQLFRIPIKLIIDSNRNINPQILSVGARIQIPGYVTTEYQIRTGDSLWSIASSRNLPLDALLLSNPTLNPIRLQIGQTINVPVRVTWRIVNGKQNYDFSTMMNDIRQLQTTYPFLQVSSIGNSVEYRQLTEILIGSGEKKVHYNASFHANEWITTPVLLTFLNDYALSITNQTAIRGLDTFPLYLQTSLSLVPMVNPDGVDLVINGLPNESPWKSRVIEWNNGSSDFSGWKANIRGVDLNDQFPAKWELERARNPKVPGPRDYGGESPLSEPEAIAMADLTRSSDFERVLAFHTQGEVIYWGFENLEPPESEAMVAEFSRVSGYEPVKTIDSYAGFKDWFIQDWRRPGFTVELGTGTNPLPLSQFDEIYEEVLGIFLAGLYV
- a CDS encoding aminoglycoside adenylyltransferase domain-containing protein encodes the protein MNYKWESCPQEIKVLVSNLLTKTQAVIDDRLIGCYLHGSLAMGGFNPDSSDIDLIIVTENPLSIETTRRLAVLYLENSNHPYPIEVSFLNAPQLDNWNFPTPYDFHYSEFWRKRYEDEIKEGTALYLNGDEKKDGDLAAHIMILNHRGVCIAGKPIRQVFPLVTQSDFLTSILGDFEDCLNNIEHEPVYCTLNLIRVYMYLKEESISSKQEAGTWGGSHLPIEFHSLIQQVSEAYADKKLHALFDKDDLLKLRDYLSESVKVLLH
- a CDS encoding GrpB family protein, with the protein product MKQNLKIEKYNLEWEKTFRCLSSIYQNKLGDLIISIEHVGSTSVKGLSAKPIIDIDIVIENKQLLRPVIKGLEELGYYHEGDLGIKNREAFARTNQNVPKDNEGTTWMAHHLYVCLQNSDELRRHLIFRDYLREHPEAVRAYESLKRELARSTNDRESYTQGKGDFIEFIINSLQEKLK
- a CDS encoding ECF transporter S component; protein product: MQKTISYSPARTFDLIITSMLIALVFVATVLLNIKLPITANGGLVHLGTAVLFISSILFGPKKGAIAGAVGMGLFDLVGPWILWTPITFLARGLQGYIVGKIAWSKGRNGSSLALNLFATIISIPFMLGVYYLGEAIIFKSWIVPAASIPGNIVQNVVGLCVAIPVCVVMKKIPYFK